The sequence aggcagtccttcagGCCTGCTTTCATGCTGGCTATGTCCAGGGCAGGCCGAGATgtctttttgctgtctgaggcaccTTGCTGAACATGGAGACTTTTGAACGCATTACTCTGTGTATGAAGAGTTGCCAGAGAGAAGCCCCTCAGCAGGTTATTGTGGTTTGGGAAGAGCTCTCTTGGCTAAAGACTCCCACTCAGACAGACTGAAGGGAAGGCTTTCAACAGAAgcgctctctctgtctctctctgtgtctctctctctctctctcacacacactggtGTTAATCAATAGCCATTCCCTGTTGCTTGTCTCTGGCACCTAGAACTGCCTGCCAGTTCTGAAAACGGAGCTGGAGAATTTGGCTCTTGTGGCTAGTAGCTGCCCGTAAGCTCATCATCTATCTGtttaatccttttaaaaagccatttatgGGTTCTATAAACCAATTATGcgtttcttgtgttcttaaaaaTTCTACTGCCTATGAATTTTTACAGCTGTCCGCAGGTTTTCTGAGGTGAGTGCTGTGTGTCTGCTCCTCATTTTCTCCACACATAACTCACAGATTTATTAaacctcaggctgcaatcctgcactcacttacctgggagtaagccccactgatttaaATGGGACTTACCTCCGAGTAGACCTGCACAGGCTCGCATTGTCCTATTCACCCTTCACCCTTCACCTGGTTTGCTTCATCTACAATTGCCTCAGTTGTGTGGCTGGGGTTGCCTGCCATATTGCTTCAGTGTGGCTTGCGCCATCTCTCGCAATGCTCTGGTAACATGTAAACCTTTTTGCCTCATGTGCTACAACAGTAGTGTGGGCCATGCCACATTACTTGCCACAGGCTTAATCCCacaaatctatcatctatctatctatctatctatctatctatctatctatctatctatcatctggtACTTTTTAGCGCTGTTGTACTGATGTCTGccctgctgcttctttttaaattctttttaaatttaAGGTCTTATTCAGTGGCAGGTTTTATGTTGTATTAGATTTTCTTTTGATATTGTAATTTacggtttcattttattttatttttttttaaacttctaaaCCACCCACAGAAACATTTGTTCTTGTGTGGGTATATAAATATTgaagaataaataaaatgtggctGAAACACATACCTGCCCACATGTTCCCAGAgcagcgtggggggggggcaccaaccCAAAGGAAGTAGAGCAAGCAGCACCAGCCACCCTAAAAGTTAAATATGCCATTACTGTTTAAGAATGTGCAAAAGTGATTAATGGCTCTCTGGAGTATGGAGGAAGGAGTTGCTCTTTCTCCTTCTCAAAAAGTTGCAGACAAATAAAAATGTCTCCGACCTGGATAGCCAAGCCTCTTGCGGCCACTTTTCCATTTTGGTTACTTTTGCTATCAATCTAGAAACGGTGCTCAATTCTGCGCGGCTGCTTCTCTTTTGTGCCTTCCCTGATTTAGAGCTTTTTCTTAACCCAGTCTTTCAAGACTATAGGCTTCCCAAGGAGGCTTGCATTTAGTAACAGATGCACGTTATCGTTTACAAACAAACTTCAAAAATCAACTAGTTTCCAGGTCAATAAAATtcaatatatagtggtacctctggttacatacgcttcaggttacatacgcttcaggttacatatgcttcaggttacagactccgctaacccagaaatattacctcgggttaagaactttgcttcaggatgagaacagaaatcgggctccggtggcgcggcagcagcaggaggccctattagctaaagtggtgcttcaggttaagaacggacctccagaacgaattaagtacttaacctgaggtaccactgtatagcaactCCAGCAGGTTATTGCTGGATTTACTATCAGCCACAGCTGGCATGTCCAAGGGATCAtatatgatgggagttgcagtccagcccATTGGATAGGTTCCCTATCCATGCTCCTGCTGAGCAAAACTGATGGTATTGTAAGGCTTcgttgaaaatgaaaatgaaggagCCATGCATATCTTTCTTGAAAAGCAGTGCCATAAGgttggagccaccactgagaaggccctgtcgcTAATGCCCATGAGCACAATTGATCTTAAAGGTGGCCCACAAATAGTTGCCACAGAAGCTGATCTATTTGTTCAGCAAAAGCTAACAGTGGAGGCAAACCAGGAGTGCTATATTTGCTCTCCTTTCCCTCTACTGGGATTCTCAAGGCGGGAAATAGAAATATCAGAAATGCATCTCTCCTGCCACCTACatctctaacaacaacaacaacaacaagacatatggatccttcttttttaaatgagcaTGGGTGACTCTTCCATCTTTTATATCACATTGTCTGGTGCAAGACACCAATTTTTCAGTTGCTTGAAGCTCCcttggcagtgagttccaaagaCCAGGcattcctaaaaataaaataaaaggctccGTCTCAAATCCTCATCCTCTGCATCTCACTGGGTGGAATAAAGTTTCCTGACGAGTGCAGAGTGCGGACAGGTTCAATGCAAGAGGAGACTGTCCTGGAGCTTGCCCAATCTCAAGCGGTTTTTAGGGCTTGAAACATAAAGGCTTCCACATTGCTTTAGTGGCACAGTGAGTCAGTGGGtcttgctgttaaccagaaggttggtggtttgagctcaCCCAGGGATGGCCGTGGGCaggatcctgcattgcagggagctggactagaggacccttggggtctcttccaagtcGACAATTCAATGATCACATGCTCCCACAAGTTATTTGTCAGGTACATAAAAGCAGTAGCATGGTGGCATGTTCTACTTTAGAGGACAATCCTGCATTTGAAAGGCAGTTAGAGGGTGGGCCTTCCTTTGAAGGCATCCTCTGTTTCAAAGGCTATCCAGTCCAGAACCCTGACTGGAGGGACCTTGGAGGGTCCCCATCAACTGCTCCCAACCTGGACAACCAAAGAAGGAACACAGCAGGTCACAGTCTGGCCACAGTCTTCTCCAGCTATGTTGAGATGCTTCgcagacagctcagttggttagagcgtggtgctgataacgtcaaggttgcaggttcgaacaACTGCGTcgcaggggggttgggctagaacaggggtcagcaaactttatcagcagggggccggtccactgtacctcagaccttggggggggggcggactatattttttttttggggggggggaagaacaaattcttatgctccacaaataacccagagatgcattttaaatataagcacacattctacttatgtaaaaacaccaggcaggccccacaaataacccagagatgcattttaaataaaaggacactctgctcatgtaaaaacacattgattcttgcaccgtccgtgggccagatttagaaggagattgggccggatccggcccccgggccttagtttgcctacccatgggctagaatgaccctcaaggtcccttccaactctgcagttctatgatcctaTTATTTCTATTCACATTTTGCGGTGGCCGCTGCCCACTGAGGATGGTCAGAGCAGAATGCAGGGATGCAGACTGCTCAGTGGAACCAGAgcccagagccaatgagaggtgGAACTAATTCTAGCTCtgtcccccatcctcctccttgctgagtcTCTACAAGGGCAACAACACTGGGACTCGGGAGGAAGAAGCTGGCAGACAAGGACCCCTTCCCCCTAGACTGGATGCGAGTAAGAAGGCAGcaagtgggggctggctgagggcagacgtAGGCTTGGGGAACAGCGCCTTCACTGTTCATACCACAGTcattatttctaaatctgcatcCATGCTGTTAACACAAATTAGTATATGTGAGTTTGATGCAAAGCTGTGTCCTAAGTGGCCATACAAAGAAGAGGGTTATTCCTTTCCTGTGGGCTTGAAAGCAATTGCTTGAGCctggaacaggaaaccagtacagGCACCAGAATACTGTTATAATACTGGTTGACACCAGAGCACAACAACATGACagttgttgtaataataatagcagtaataataaaaataataaaattattaattacttgtactccagccactctgggcagcttccaacagaatataaaagaacACACAATGCATCAGACATCAAAAGCTGGGCCGTGTTCTCAGTGGGGGTTAgtttaaatgattattttattttttagcttgAGCACATTCCTAATATTGCAAAGATGCTGGGGGACGGGGACGACTTGCTGCAGCAAAGTAATGTTTGGGAAATGACTTTCCCCGTCCCCTGTGCTCCAAGTCCTGTAACCTTGTCTCCCATGATCGATGTCTATTAGTTTCTGCGGCCGCTGCCAAAACAACTTGCTTCAGATgggcccccttcctccgccagctAGACTGGAAGATGAGCCCAAGATGGTTCCCAGAGGTGTACTTAGTTTCAAGGTAGCTTCAAGGAAACAAGATATGCCATCTGAGTCCAGGACCTGTCAAAATGGCAAGCTGCAGAAAGCGGCTATTTTTAAATGCTGCAGGGATCCGAGTGCTCATTTTGGTTTGGGATCTGTCTGCTGGATCCCACTCCAACATACTGTACCTCTTCAAggcaatttggggagggggaggttaaCTGTTTGTGCAGTTAGGCCCTAAAACTGAAGGTTTGTGGGTGAATTGGGTGTGATCTCCTGTTGACCAGAGTCCACAAGAGTCCCACTCTCAGTTGGGGAGCTTCCTAGAGACCAACTATTCAGGCCCCACGTCCAAATGTCAGCCTCCCCACCTGTCTTTCTAGTATTTTGTTTGGCTTTTCTCTTCACACATTCAAACCATCTTTGCATCACTAAAGGGCGACTTGTGATTCGTTTGGTCATTTATGGTGGGCAATCCCAATAAAGGCATGCTTTAGGAACATCGGGAGCTGCCTTATcccactggtccatctatctcagtgttgtctacgcgggcaggcagcagctctgcgcgcgcgcgcggggaGGGGGGTGTTACAGGAAGggggtctttcctagccctacggGCAGATGCTGCTCATTGAACCAGGGgaattctgcaagcaaagcagacgCAAGCCACGCCGTCTCAGGATCCCTTTTCAGTACGGAGTTTCCCAAGCGGTCCGCTTTGCTTGTTAACTTAGTAGGGTTTGTGTCTCCACTTGGGATATCAGTAGAAACGGGAAGATGGGGAAGAAATAGCCAATAACTAGCAGGGAGCGTCTTTGCTTGCCTCCCAACTTGAAACAACAAACATTCCAGGTTGCACAGAGCGCtgtgcgtgtatgtgtgtgtatgcacactccTCTTTCCAGGCGGGGTTTTCAATCCCCAAAGGAGAGCTATCATTCTCAGCGACGAAGCGGGGAACCCACCCTCGCCCTCGCCGGCTCAAACGCACAGTGGCGCGCAGGGAAACCAGCAGGCAGGCGCACGCACTCGCACATTACAAAGACCAGGGAGGGCATCGAGCCCCTGATCggtgacttccctccctcccacccccccttAATTCATTTTTGCCTGCGATTTCTTCCCAGCTAGCCAGAGGCTGCTCTAGGTGCCCAAGGTGCACccgcgcccgcccgcccgcgcgCGCACCCAACCCACTCACACGCCCGTTCCTGGCTCGCACGCGTGGCGGCAAGAAGCTGGCAAACTTCACGCGTCCTGCCCTGGCGTGATGGGAGCTCTTGCGCGAGAGAGAGGTCGGGGTCGTCTCCTGCTTCGGATTCGGAGGCAAGCTCCGGAGCCTGCTGCGGATTAACGGGATAAAAGAGAGCGAGCaagaggagaagggagaggagccGAGCGGGGAAAGCCGCAATGCCTGTTGCTTGGAAGGGGATCGTGGCGGATTCGGTCGGCTCCCCCCGCGGCTCGCCTTTCCCGCTTCCCCCCTCGGGCTGCGGGGCTCCGGAGGGCAGCTACGGCCAGCGGCGGGAGGCGAGCGGCGGAAGGTGAGCCGGATCCCAGCCCTCCACCCCCCCCGGGTTAGAAGCGGGAGGAAGGCGAGCGCGGGAAGCGGGGCGGGAGAGCTCAGCCATGGCTCCTCCGGCGAGAAGGGCGAAGCGGGATCGAGATCCGGAGACCcgcgcggaggaggaggaggaggagcggagtTGCAGGGAGAGATGGTGTGCTGCAACTTTGCCTGCATCGTGGAAAGTTGTCTCTGGTTTCATTCCCCCCTTGCCATGCAAAATCTTtatacattcatttttttaagaGAGAAGGCAAACGTGCACcgtatgcatgcttactcagaagtaagccccgttgTGTGcagcggggcttactcccaggcaaaagTGTGTGcggttaagattgcagccttgcaGAAGCCTGGTTACACCTCTTCTGCTTCAGCGTTCGTGCGGGAGAGAGGCACGGGGATTGCAAATTTAAAACGGGCTTGCAAATTCGGTTGCAAAGGTCTTTTCCAAACCGAAAGCCTGGGGGGcgctaataaaaataatagctgGGTTTTCAGAAGGGgcggggaaggggtgtgtgtggtggcCCCGCCACCCCCCCCGGCTCCCAGGTAAGGCGTTCGGTTGCATTGCCCAAGGTGCATGGTTAGACATGCATCCGACAGCTCACTTTATTTTGGCTCCCAAGCACGACGCAGGATCCTGTTCTGTACTCAGCTTGAAGCTTGGTTCTCTCATTCTGCCTGGGTgggttgtgcatgtgtgtgtacgtGTATATGCGCGTgagtgtgtaagagagagagagagagggagaaatgaaaGACCCTTTGCTTTAGGTATGAAGCCGCTGATTTGGTGCCCTCTCGTGGCTCTCCGTTTCATACCATTATATCGTGTATATCTGTATATAAAACCatggaaaatatatattaaaaaagcaagAGGTTGCAATTCCTTAAGCACAAGTTTTAAAAGGTGAGGAAATAAGGACGTTGGTCTTGGGGGAGAAACTTAGCCTGCGTGTAAAAACCACTGGGATCATCTTGAATGTAAATCTATGCAGCAACTGGATCTAGACAATGCCATTTTTCATGGTGGATTTTAGTACTTGAAACCTCTCTGCATCCTTTTCAAGAAGAATTTTGGAAATGGCATTTTTCATGCTTCTGTAAGTTTCAGTTCCACTTAACAAACGAAGAATGAATTAGTTTCTTTCCTAGCTGGTTTCTTAGTACGTATATCTTACTTCAGATCTTAGAGTAGTAGATATTTCCTCTGGCTCTGCATcaagatcccccccccctctcacacacacactctttaaaaatcaaggaaacagcaggaaatgAACAACCCTGAAATTATTGCTAAATTCcccctggaaaaaaataatggttTTTATCTGCCTCCAGAGCTTGATTGCAGCTTAGTATGATAGATTTTGTACAATCACATGGTGCAACTCTGATTCAAATTTTGGCCACGCTCATCtgccaaaaaaaacaaaaaaatcccctCTTCACTGTTAATGTGCTGCTTTGCaaggataggccttcacaggttgCATATAGCCATATAAGATAGacctctttctcccttttctgGAAAATGAATAGGACTTTACGGCTGCTGATTATGCCTGTCTTTAAGAGagtgtgtggtggcagcagccacagcagcaaacagaaaaaaaggggtgtgtggcaAGACTGTTCCGTTCTGGAGAACCAAAATGTGCAGTTAAGGTGTCGTCTGAAGTTAGGGttttcctttaattttaaaaaatggcagaggCATGCAATCTGCAGTGGTAAGATGCCTGTAAATATTGGCATGCCCTGGGGGAATAGAGGCATTCCTTAGACGGGCTTTTGGGACTGCATACCTTCGCTGGGAAAATAACATGCATGTCACAGTTCCTGCATGATGCTTGTAGAGGTGGCTCAagttattttgctgcctgaggcaaaggacaagatggcttcCTCCCATTCCAAGTTCAGAAAATGATTCGGCTGGTTGTTGAATCTTGCTTCAACACTGGCCATGGGGTAGTCTGGGGTGCATGACTGGCCTGGTTGGCAGCACACACAGAACCCAAATGAAGCtgaagattcagggcaggcaaAATTAAAGTGCTTCTTCCCACAGCTTGGGAGAGTTCTGTTGCATTCAAGTCTTGCggg comes from Podarcis raffonei isolate rPodRaf1 chromosome 13, rPodRaf1.pri, whole genome shotgun sequence and encodes:
- the LOC128399786 gene encoding uncharacterized protein LOC128399786 — its product is MQAKLQHTISPCNSAPPPPPPRGSPDLDPASPFSPEEPWLSSPAPLPALAFLPLLTRGGWRAGIRLTFRRSPPAAGRSCPPEPRSPRGEAGKASRGGSRPNPPRSPSKQQALRLSPLGSSPFSSCSLSFIPLIRSRLRSLPPNPKQETTPTSLSRKSSHHARAGRVKFASFLPPRVRARNGRVGSS